Below is a window of Corynebacterium kalinowskii DNA.
GAGGTCATCAATGAGATCGTCATCAGTTACCAGGACCATGGCGACGTCGGCATTCGGGTTGGTTAACAGGTGGCGAACCTTGTCCACCATCTCAATATTCAGGCGTGCCATCTCGGCAAAGTAGGGCAGCAGTGGCTCGGGAACTGCACAGGAAGGGTGACGGCGACGGGCCGACTTTGCAATGTGTTGTGCCAGCGAACCCATGCGGGCGAGGTCATCCACAATGTAAATCGAGGACACCACTTGGCGTAGATCGCGCGCCAATGGTCCTTCAGTTGCCAGGAGCTCAACGGCGCGCTGCTCACAGCGCTGCTGGATTTCCTCCAGCTCTTCCGTCATGGACAGGGCCTCTTCGGCATCCTGGAGATCGGATTCGAGCAGTGCCGTCAGGGATTTTTGCACGGTGATTCGTACCGTGTCGCACAAGACGATCAGATCGTCGGCGAAGGCATTCAAACTATCCCTAAAAGCGGTACGCATAACAAACAGCATAGGTGTTATAGGTTGGCTTGTCCTGGGAAGGGGGACTATCCGCCTGAGTGCATGATCTCGGCGCCCTCGGGAACGGTGTCATCTTCTGGGTCGTCAAGCCAGTGCTCTGGGAGTACTACCTTGCCCGGTGATCCTTGGCGACCACGCGGCCCGTCCTGGTCGTCGGCAAGCGCTTGCGAGTCTGCAAATGGGGCGAGGGACTCCTTGAGGGAAGTGAGCGAGGTGATGCGGGCTAGATCAGCGCGGATCTCGCCACCGACAGGGAAACCACGCATGTACCAGCCCATATGTTTGCGCATGTCGCGCAGGCCGTGTTCCTCACCCATGTGCTCGGCGAGGAGTTCGGCGTGACGGTACATGATGCGCGTAACTTCCCCCAAGGTGGGCGGGGCAGGCTTCTCGACGCCCTGAAGTTCGGCAGCCAGCTCCGCGAACAACCACGGTCGTCCCAAACAACCGCGACCAATGACGACGCCGTCGCAGCCGGTTTCATCCATCATGCGTTTGGCATCCGAGGCAGCGAATATATCTCCGTTGCCGAGTACCGGGATGCCGGTGTGAGCGAGATGCTCCTTGAGTCGGCGGATCTCATTGTAGTCTGCGGTACCGGAGTACCGCTGCGCTGCAGTTCGGGCGTGCAGCGCGACGGCAGCAGCGCCTTCCTCGACGGCAATGCGGCCTGCGTCGAGGTGCGTGTGGTGTTGGTCGTCGATGCCAATGCGCATCTTGACCGTGACTGGGATGTCTGTCCCTTCGGTGGCTTTCACTGCCGCCGCGACGATGTTGCCGAAAAGGCGTCGTTTATAGGGGAGGGCAGATCCGCCACCGCGACGGGTGACCTTCGGTACAGGGCAGCCGAAGTTCATGTCGATGTGATCGGCGAGGTTTTCCTCCACGATCATTTTCGCTGCTTTGTAAGTGTATTCCGGATCTGTTGTATAGAGCTGCAGGGAACGTGGTTGTTCCGTCGGTGCAAAGGTGGTCATGTGCATGGTTTTTTCGTTGCGTTCCACGAGCGCGCGGGCAGTGACCATTTCACAGACGTAGAGACCGGACACCGAGCCCATCTTCTCCAGCTCTTGTTCACGGCAGAGCACACGGAACGGCATGTTCGTCACCCCGGCCATTGGGGCGAGGATGACGGGGGAATTGAGGGTGATGGAACCGATCTGCAAAGACACGGATTCATTGTCCAGCTTTTCGGGGGACACATCAAACTCGCGTCTGAAAGCGGTTTTGGTCATTTCACCCAAGAATGGGTGCATTATGGCCGATGAGGGGCGTGAAATTGCTGATCTTTGGGGGTGGCAAAGGCAAAACTGCATTAGTGTGGAATTCGTATCTATGGTGTACATTGTGTATCCATAGTCACAGGCGCGTGCGACATGGGTCACGCGGCAGCACTGCACAAACAGGAGGAATGAATGTCTGATCGTATTGCGAATGCTCAGCTTCGCGGCAAGGTAATGACTGCTGAAGAAGCAGCACAGTTCGTCAACCACGGCGACAAGGTCGGCGTGTCCGGCTTCACCGGCGCGGGCTACCCTAAGGCCCTGCCTACCGCGATCGCAGAGCGCGCAAAGGCTGCTCACGCCAAGGGCGACGAGTACATGATCGACCTGTTCACCGGTGCTTCCACCGCGCCTGACTGCGACGGCGTTCTTGCTGAAGCCGATGCAATTCGCTTCCGTACTCCTTACCAGTCTGACCCGATCCTGCGTAAGAAGATCAACGAAGGCATCACCCTCTACGCTGACTACCACCTCTCCGAGTCCGGCCTGTACGTTGAGCAGGGCTTCTTTGGTCAGATGAATGTTGCCATCGTCGAAGCTGTCCGCATCACCGAGGAAGGCCACATCGTGCCTTCCTCCTCCGTTGGTAACAACGTTGAGTACCTGGACAACGCTGAGAAGATCATCATCGAGGTCAACTCCTGGCAGTCCGAAGAACTCGAGGGCATGGCGGATATTTACCGCATCAACAAGCTGCCAAACCGCCAGCCAATCCCGATCACCGACGCTGGCCAGCGCATCGGTACCACCTACATCGACATCGACCTGTCCAAGGTTGTTGCTGTTGTAGAGACTGACGCCCCAGACCGCAACGCTCCATTCTCCCCGATCGACGAAGTTTCCCAGGCCATCGCCGGTCACTTCCTCGACTTCCTCGAGGGCGAAGTTGCTGCTGGCCGCCTGACCTACGACTCCTACACCATGCAGTCCGGCGTCGGTAACGTCCCTAACGCTGTGATGGCTGGCCTGCTCGACTCCAAGTTCGAGAACATCAAGGCCTACACCGAGGTTATCCAGGACGGCATGGTCGACCTGATCGACGCCGGCAAGATGACCGTTGCTTCCGCAACCTCCTTCTCCCTGTCTCCTGAGTACGCAGAGAACATGAACCGCGATGCTGCTAAGTACCGCGAGACCATCATCCTGCGTCCACAGCAGATCTCCAACCACCCTGAGGTCGTTCGTCGCCTCGGTCTGATCTGCACCAACGGTCTGATCGAAGCTGACATCTACGGCAACGTGAACTCCACCAACGTCTCCGGCTCCCGCATCATGAACGGTGTCGGCGGTTCCGCAGACTTCACCCGTAACGGCTTCATCTCTTCCTTCATCACCCCATCCGTGGCCAAGGGCGGCGCAATTTCCGCATTCGTTCCTTTCGCTTCCCACATTGACCACACCGAGCAGGATGTCAAGGTCATCATCTCCGAGTACGGCTACGCTGACCTGCGTGGCCTGGCTCCACGTGAGCGCGTTTCCAAGATCATCGCACTTGCTCACCCTGACTACCGCCCACTGCTGGAGGAGTACTACGACCGTGCTCTGAACATCGCCAAGGAAAAGAACATCATGCAGACGCCACACGACCTGGCAACTGCGTTCTCCTTCCACCAGCGTTTCCTCGAGACTGGCTCCATGAAGTAAGTCTTGTAACGCAACTAACGCCGGGTCTGGTTTTCCAGAGCCGGCGTTTTGCTTTCTGTATTGGCTAATTAGCGGGGCTTCGCAGCCTCAGGCTCGTGGGTCACTACTATCACGGTGCGCTCCGCTCGCGCGCCCGGAAGTGGCTGCTCAAGCAGCATGTTCAGGAAGCGCTGCGCGTCCTCGTGGCTCGTGTGCTCGGTCGGCTCGTCCAGCAATAGGACCTCCGCGTCGGAGCACAGCGCTCTGGCGAGCAGTAGGCGGCGTCGCTGCCCGCTGGAAAGCGAGTCTGCGCCGGCCGGCAACAGCTGATCCAACTCGAATGCGCCTAGCCCAACGGCATCTAGAACTTCCCGCATGAGGCTTTCCGACGCCATCGGCGCCGCTACCAGCAGGTTTTCCCTGATAGTGGTGGCGAAAATCCATTCGTCTTCGGGGTGGGCGTGGACGTGTTCCCGCAGCCACGACGGGTTGATTTGCTCGACTGGAATGCCACCGATGGTGCATTGCCCGGAACGGGACGGAATGAGCCCTGCCAGCGTTAGTAGTAGGCTCGTCTTGCCGATGCCACTTGCTCCGGTGATGAGGTGCCTGCTGCCGAAAGGAACTGTCAGGTTCCAGATCTTTTCGCCGCGGGTTAGTTCGAGCTCCGCTGCCTCAATTTCCATCGTTGGGGGAATGAGGGTGCCGGTCGCAGTATCGGGCGCAGTGAGTTCGCGTAGTCTGCGGGCAGCGTCACGGGCGTCAGCTGCGTGAATGGCGGCGGTTGCCAATGGTCCGTGTGCCTCGAATGCAGCTAGGGGCAGCAAAATCAACATGCCGAGCCAGGTGGGTTCACCCGGGTAGAAAAGCAGGCCGACCGCGAGAATGCAGGCCACGGAAAAACCCACCCCAAGCTGCTCTACCAGGGAGGCCCACGCAAGTGGCCGTTCAGCCTTCACGAGGGCGTTGCTGCTGCGTCGGGAGGCGGAGATGGTGGCGTCGATACGCGCAGAACTGAGTCCGGCAACCGCGAACTCGCTGCGATGGAGCAGTTGATCATCGAGGGCGGTGACAAAGCTATCGGCGGTGGCGACGGCTTGGGCGCTGCGGTGGGCCCGTAGCACGAGCCAAGGGACGGCGAGTCCTGTGACACAAAAGCCCGCTGCCAGCATCAGTGCAGCGAAGGGGTGGAGCAGGAAGGCGCCCAGTACTGCGAGGACAGACAGCGTGAGAGCGACACCTGCAGGAATCACGCTGCGGACGATGAAATCGGCTACGCGGTCCACATCGGATCCGAGTCGGGTGAGGGTCTCGCCGCGGGAGAGCGTGTGGGCGCGGCCAGTGGGGTCGGTGGACACGGCTTGAAAGAGTGCGGGACGCAGTCGGGTGGTGGCACCTAGAGCTACCCGGTGGCTGACAAGGCGGTCGAGATAGCGGAACACGGCTCGGCTGATGCCAAGGCCCCGAACTGCCGTGATAGCGACTCCGAGGTCGAGAATCGGAGGCATTTGCCAGGCCCGAGTGATCAGCCAGCCGGACAGCACAGTCAGCGACAGAGCTGAGATGAGCGTGACGCTGCCGGCCAGAATGGACAATATGAGGTCCCGGCGGCGCACGCCGGCTAGCTGCAACAGGAAGCGGAGATCATTCATAGCTGCACCACCTGGTCTGCGATGGCGAGGATGCGGGGATCGTGGCTGCTGATGAGAAGGACGCGGCCGCGCTGAGCTTCACGTTGCAGTAGTTCGGTTAAGCGAATGACCAGTTCAGGGCTCAGGTGAGCGGTGGGTTCATCCAACAGCAGGCAAGGGGCATCAAGCGCAAGGACTCTGGCGAGCGCCAGGCGTTGCGCTTGACCCGCCGAAATACCAGCGCCACCGGAGTGGACGGCTTGGGTTAGAGGTATATCGAGCCCGACTTCGGCAGAGGAGTGCGTCGTCGCTGTGGGTAGCGCCCCCAGCAGCACCAGATTGTCGCCCACAGTTCCGCCGACGAGGGCGGGATGCGCCGGAAGGTAGGCAATGTCTGAAAGCGAGGGCGCCTCGATGTGGCCGCTGACTGCAGAATCGGGAAGTAGGCCGAGAACGGCCAAAAGTGCAGTGGATTTTCCCGAGCCGTTTGGTCCGTGCAATACGGTGATTCGTCCGGGGATGGCAGTGAAGGAGAGCCCCGTTGGTGTCACCCCATCCCGACCACGCACGCTGAGGTCCTGGACGCGGATCTCAGCAGAACCACTGCTGACGTAGGAGCCGTCCAGGGTGCCGGGGGAGTCGATGAGATCGAAGACTTGCTCGGCTGCCGTCATGCCGTCCACCGAGGCATGGAAACTCGCGCCTACTTTTCGCAGCGGAGCGTACACCTCGGGAACGATGATGAGGGCGACCAGCCCGGAAAGCAGCGTCATATCACCCTCCACCAGTCGCAGACCGATCCACACCGCGACCAACGCGACCGACAAGGTGGCGAGGAATTCCAAGGCAAAGGAGGACAGGAACGCCAGGCGCAGCACCGACATCGTCGCGGTTTCATGCGTCTCACCCGTTTTGCGAAGTTGCGAGACGGGAGCCTTCGTCACACCAAGCGCGCGCAGCGTAGGAGCTCCCAGCATGAGGTCTGACAGCTGATCCGACAAGGTGCTGGTTACCTCCAGTCTGCGCTGAGTGTGCGTGCGAGTCAGCACGCCGATTAGCACCATGAACAGCGGGATCAGCGGGATTGTGGCAGCTGCAAGAATGGCAGAGGGAGCGTCGTAGTACAGCAGGGTAGCTAGGGCGATGGGCGTCGCTAAGCAAGTAGCGATAAGCGCGGGCACGTACTCGGTGAGGTACGGCCGCACCCCCTCCAGTCCGGAGGTGAGCGTGGTGCGCCACATCGCGGAATCCTCCTCCACCTGGCGAGGATCGCGACGCTCCAGGGCTTTCAGCGCGGCGAGCCGCAGCTCATCTACCGCCTCGCCCGTGCTTTTCGACGCCCATCGCCGCGCCACAAACGCCACTCCAGCTTGCGCCAGTACAACACCGGCTAACGCGTAGACGAGCTCCCATCGGATAACGTCTTGCTCGATGAGCACGGCTGCTGCAGTGCCAATAAGCGCGGCGCGTGCCACGGTCAACACGGTATCGGCAGCTTGCGCGATACCTGTTAAAACGAGGTGTCTCCTCGCCGCAGGAGCTGCCGCGAGGAGACGCTGGTTGAGAGGAGAAGCCATCTAGACAGAGACTCGCTTGCGGAACACCCAGTAGGTCCAACCCTGATAGAGCAATACCAACGGGGTGAGGAAACCGGCAGCCCAGGTCATGACCTTGAGCGTGTAAGGACTGGAGGATGAGTTGTAGATGTCCAGTGAGACGCCGTCGGCAAGCGTGGTTGGCATCAGATTCGGGAAGAGGGTGCCGAACAGCTGAGCTGCACACATCAGGATCACGACAGCCCAGGCGGCGAAGGCCCAGCCATCGCGCCCCTTGAACAGAGCGAAGGCAGCAGCGAGGGCACACAGCACCAGGATTCCTAGTGGTAGCCACGTCAGGGCCCGACCATGGGCGAGCTGAGTCCAGACCAGGAATCCACCGGCGACAACAATGGCGGGCACGATCAGTTTCTTCGCGATGTCATGAGCGCGCGTGCGCAGCGGTTCGCCGGACTTCAGACCCAGGAACAGCAGGCCATGGATGAGGAAGGCAAGCACGAAGGTCGCGCCGCCCAGCAGACCGAAGGGGTTCAGTAGGCCGATGAAGCCGTCGAACCCGGATTCAATCTGGCGGTTACCGTCGATGGCTACGCCCTTAACGATGTTGCCGAACGCTACGCCCCACAACAGGGCGGCGAGCCAGGAGCCGACAACAATGCCTCGGTCGCACCAGTCGCGCCAATTTTGGGTTTCCACCTTGCTGCGCCATTCCAAGCCGATACCGCGCACGATGAGACCGAACAGGATTAGGAAGAGGGGGAGGTAGAAGCCAGAGAACAAGGTGGCATACCATTCAGGGAACGCTGCGAAGAGCGCTCCACCGGCGGTGATAAGCCAGACTTCGTTGCCGTCCCAGACTGGGCCGATGGTCTTAATCGCTGCAGTGCGTTCTTCCTTCTTCAGCCATGGCAGAATCATGCCAACACCGAAGTCGAAGCCTTCCAGGACGAAATATCCTGCAAAGAGGACCGCTACCAGGACGAACCAGACAGTTTGCAGATCCATTGCTATTTCACTCCTTCAGCTGGGACCGCACCAAAATGAAGTGGCTCAATTGGTGGGGCAGGCGGCCCAAGTACATCCTCGACGTGATCGCTGGCACCAATCGGCAGCGGTCCTTCCAGCACTTTCTTGCGCATGAGCCAGAACCACACGACGGCGAGTGCGCCGTATACCAGGGTGAAACCGATGAGGGATACCCAGACAACCCAGGTCGCGTGATTGGATACACCGAAGTCGACGATCAAATGGATCTGGTCCTCGCCGTTCGGGCTTCCGGGCCCGAACGCCGGGTTCGGGTGCACGATCCACGGCTGGCGGCCCATCTCGGTAAACACCCAACCAGCGGAGTTAGCAAAGAATGGGAATGGGATCATCCACAGTGCGAACTTTCCGAACCACTTCTCTGTCGGGATTCGACCCTTACGAGACAGCCAGAACCCCACCACACACAACAGCAGCGAGCCGACCATGAGGCCGATCATCATGCGGAACGACCAATACGTAACAAACAGGTTCGGCGTGTAGTTTCCTGGCCCGTAGAGAGCCTCATACTTGTCTTGCAGCTGGTTAACGCCCTGCAGTGTGACACCACTGAACTTTCCTTCGGAGAGGAAGCTGAGCACCCATGGCACCTCAATGAGGTGTGCTACCGATTCGCAGTTGTTGTGTGTACCTACGGTGAGCACTGAGAAGTGCGGGTCAAGTTGGCTTTCGCACAGCGATTCCGCGGAAGCCATCTTCATGGGTTGCTGTTGGAACATCAGCTTGGCCTGGAAGTCGCCGGTGATCGCAAGCAAGACCGAAGAAATACCGGTTACCCATAGTCCTAGACGCATGATAGGGCGCCACAGGACTCGGGCAGTGGGGGATTCCTCATTTCGGCTATCTCGAACCAGCCACCATGCGGAGACACCAGCCACGAAAGTGCCCGCCACAAGGAGCGAACCAGCTACGGTGTGCGGCCACGCCATGAGCGCCGTTGGGTTGGTAAGAAGCGCGCCGATACTGACGAGTTCTGCACGGCCGGTCTCTGGGTTGAATACCGCTCCCACCGGGTGTTGCATGAAAGAGTTTGCGACAATAATGAAGTACGCAGACAGGTTAACGGCGAGGGCGACGAGCCAGATCGAGGCCAGGTGGGCCCAGCGGGGCAGTCTGCCCCAACCAAAAATCCACAGACCTAAGAATGTGGATTCGATAAAGAATGCCGCTAAGCCTTCTAGGGCCAGTGGGGCGCCGAAGACGTCGCCCACAAAGCGTGAGTATTCACTCCAGTTCATACCGAACTGGAACTCCTGCACGATGCCGGTAACCACACCCATGGCGAAGTTGACTAAGAACAGGGTGCCGAAAAATTTTGTGGCACGGTACCAGTGATCTTTGCCGGTGACGTGCCATGCTGTCTGCATCGCCGCCACGAGTGGGGCGAGGCCAATAGTTAACGGAACGAAAATAAAGTGGTAAACGGTTGTGATACCGAATTGCCAGCGCGAGACATCAACAATGTCCATACGCGACACCTCCAGGAGAGAATAATGTTCTTAATGCATAGCTTGCTCTTGATTAGTCGGGGGTGCCACTAAGGAGGTTCCCATCACATGGGATGTCACCCATTTCGGGGCTGGCAATTAGATGGGGGTGAAACTTCGGCGAGGGTGGGGTGTTCATTCGTGGGGGCCTACTCAAGCGAGGAGAGCGACCCGGTTTTGTTTAACTATTTTCAAGCGTCTAAAGTGAGTTTCTAGCAATCCCAAAAAATGGGTTGTCAGTTGGGCCTTTAGCTCAGTTGGTAGAGCTACGGACTTTTAATCCGCAGGTCGCGGGTTCGAGCCCCGCAGGGCCCACAAATAACCCCGTTTACGCAGGTAAGCGGGGTTTTTGTTAATCGTGTACTCCGGCGACTGAGATCGCTGGCAGACGCAGAATTCCCAATGCCGGGATCAGCACTGCTGCCGTAACAAGGCCAAGTACTGCGACAATGCCAGTCAGAATCACCGGCGTGGGAATCAGTGGATAGGGCTGTCCCAGAAATCCCCAAGACATAGCTCCAATGGGAAGAGCTGCGATCAGGAACCCAAGTATCAGCGCAAGGAATGCGGTGAAGATGACCTCCGCGCATAGGGTTGCAACGATGGTGGATCGAGGAATTCCTAGTAGTTGTAACAGTGAGAACTCGCTCCGCCGGGTCCGCGTGGCCAGGATCATCGAATTGGCCACACCGATCACGAGAAACAAGATGATGGCGGCCAGCCCGGCGAGATTGACCCAGGAAGCGCCGCTTTCCGACGCCGGTTGCGTTGTCAGGACAACTCCCGGATGAAGGCGAGCAAACTCCACTAGTGATCCTGGAAAGTCGGGGCTATCGCCCACCAAGATGGCCTGGTTCGGGGAGGCATCGAAGGTATGCAGCACATCCAGTGGGATAAGCGCCTGTCCAATGCCCAACCCACGAGAGTAGGTGGCCACCACCCGTAACGTTACTGGGGTGCCATCGCCACGGTAGAACTGCGCCTCCTCTCCAACGTTGAGGCGCAATGCAGCGGCCACACTCTCATCGAGCGCGATGACTGGGCCGTGGAATTCGCTCAGGCTGCCGGAAGAAACGCCCACATCAAGTGCGGCAGTTAGCGGGCCCGTGACACCAACTGCGGGAAGTGTTGTGAAATCAGCGTCGTCGATAATGCGTAGTGCGTGATACAGCACTGTGCTGCGCGCCGTGACAATGTCACTGACCCCAGGAAGTGCCCTCAAATCCTGTATCGCGGACTCAGACAGGCCACCGGCTGCTGCGGCCGACACCGAAGCTGGAGCGATGACTGTTTCAGTCAGTTGGGTGTCCTTAGCCTCCGAAAGAATCGTTTGATTGCACAGCATGGTCACTCCAAAGCCGATCGCCATGACAATTGGAGAGATGACACCAGCTAGTCGGCTTGGCGCCGCCAACAGATTCTGTTCCGTCAACCAGGCAACCCGTTGCTGGCGAAGGGGACGGAATACGACCCTGGCCAGTGGGATTACCCCGAGTGGCAGCCAGATGGCACAGCCGAGGCACATGAGTAGTGCAGCGCTACCTGCCCCGGCGGCACCCACCTCGGTGTGCAAAAACAGCGGTAGGGTGGCGCTGCAAGCACCGATGAGGAACAGTACCGAGCCGGTAGCAACGCGCCACGCCCCCGGCTTTTGAGAAGTTGCCCGCGCTTCCCGCAATGCCTCCGCAGGGTCAGCAAACGCCACCCCCAACACCGACATGAGGGAACCGCCTACCGCAGCGCATCCTACGAGCACGATGGTTCCCAGTACTGCAGGTGCAAGTGGCACAATTCCGTTGGCGAGCTGGGTCCCAGCAGGCAACACCCCGTGGCTCACTGCGCTGGCCAGCGCCCAGCGAGACACCGTGAATGCCGGCCATACGCCGACAACAGCCGCGCTGACACCCGGTATCAGTCCTTCGACGGAGACGAGTTTCATGAGCATGGCCGGACTTGCTCCGATCGCACGGCAGACCGCGAATTCTCGACGTCGTGCAGCCACACTCAGCGAAAGCAACACGCCCACCACGAACACGCTGATCAACACTGCAAAGCCGCCGAAACTCGTCGCGATCGCAAGCAATATTTGCTGGCCAGCTGTGGCCTCTCGCCGCTCCCATGTTCCGAACTCTTTTGGCGAGTAGCGGCGAAGCTCAGGCTGTGAGGCTTCGATAGCGTCGTCAAGCGCGGCGAAGTCTGTAACAGATGTTTCAGATATTGCTAACGCAGTTACCCTAGTGGGGTGGGCGCCAAGCTCAGTGAAGGTGTGATCAGGGACTATCACCCAGGGGGCCGAGGACTCGTCGCCGAGCACCGAATCGACTCGTAATGTAGTCGAGCTGCCGCCGCTGCTGAGCTGAATCGGCGACCCTACGGAGATTCCCAAGTCCTTGGCTAACGGGGCCGTGACCGAGACACCTGCGCCTGCCGGAAAATCTCCGAATACGCTGGACGGCCAGTCGGTGACTTGGACTGTTGCCGTGCCCCGATCGGTGCTTAGCGTCCGGTCCAGCGTGCGGATTTCTTGTACCGTGGCATGTGCCTTGGCAGCGCGTATTGTTTCGCCGGTGACCAGCTGTTGTTCTGCAAGCCGAACCACAGAACTGAAGTCGCCACCTTCGGGACGAAGGGTGCTTGGACCGGCGATAATGGCATCTGCCCGAGTGAGCAGAGTGGACGACTTTGGCTGGATTAGCCCGCTGACGAGCATTAACAAAGCTGTGCCAATGAGTACTGCGGCCACCACCAAGGTGAACCACACGCCCAGTAAGCGAAACCAATTCTGGCGGATATTGGCTAAAGCTAGCTGCCACATGAGCGCGCCCCCAAAGCGGTCATTCGCAGTGCGATGTCAGTGGCCGTCGAGCGCATCATCTCATCCACCAGCATGCCGTCTGCCAAGAACAAGACGCGGTCGGCCCGTGCCGCAGCGAGGGGATCGTGAGTGACCATTACTACGGTCTGATTCAGGTTGCGTACCAAGTGCTGAAGCAAATCCAAGACTTCAGAAGCAGTACGCGCGTCGAGGGCGCCGGTGGGTTCATCGGCGAACACGATGTCAGGTTTGGAAACCAAGGCGCGTGCGATTGCGACGCGCTGTTGTTGCCCGCCGGACAACTGTGCTGGACGTTTGTTCAATAGCGCGTCGATCTGCACCCGGTCGATAACATTGGCAGCCCACGCTTTATCGACGCTCAATCCCGACATTCTCAGCGGGAGGGTGATGTTGTCTTGCACTGTCAAGGCAGGCAACAGATTGTAGGACTGAAATACGAAGCCAAAGCGCTCGCGACGCAATCTGCTGCGCTTGCCAGCACTCAGAGCTGCGATGTTCTGCCCGGCCAAGATGATTTCCCCAGAGTTGGGTTGATCGAGTCCCGCAACGCAGTTGAGGAAGGTGGACTTGCCGGATCCGGAGGGGCCCATGACGGCCACGAAACTCGCATGTGCAATACCCACCGATACCTTGCGCAGTGCGTGCACGGCGTTTGTTCCGGAGCCGAAGGTTCGGGAGATCTCCCGAACCTGCAGTAGAGGTGCCGGGATGTTCATCGGTTGCGATTCTTCAGGTAGTCGCGCACCAAGAGCACGATGCACGTTGCAGTGAGCAGGCCCATTATGACTCCCAGGATGATGTGACCGGTGGCCTGGAAGAAAGCGTTAGCAACCGCTGAGAGAGCGACCAGGATCCACAGCACAATTGCCGTCATGGACATTGAGGATGTGGACTTGGCAGGGGTTTCCTCGGGTAGATTTGAGAGCTGATAGTCAGCCATGATGTCTCCTTGATAGTAGGTGGGAAGCTACCTCTAACGCTAGAAAGGTGCTGGTGAGAGGGAAATCCCTTCAACTGGAGACTTGGGGTATAGCAGGCTGTACTTTTGGGGATAACCTCGGCTTTGCGCGCACAAGCTCAGTACAGTTAGAGCTGTGGATGCCAGTAAA
It encodes the following:
- a CDS encoding cytochrome ubiquinol oxidase subunit I, whose translation is MDIVDVSRWQFGITTVYHFIFVPLTIGLAPLVAAMQTAWHVTGKDHWYRATKFFGTLFLVNFAMGVVTGIVQEFQFGMNWSEYSRFVGDVFGAPLALEGLAAFFIESTFLGLWIFGWGRLPRWAHLASIWLVALAVNLSAYFIIVANSFMQHPVGAVFNPETGRAELVSIGALLTNPTALMAWPHTVAGSLLVAGTFVAGVSAWWLVRDSRNEESPTARVLWRPIMRLGLWVTGISSVLLAITGDFQAKLMFQQQPMKMASAESLCESQLDPHFSVLTVGTHNNCESVAHLIEVPWVLSFLSEGKFSGVTLQGVNQLQDKYEALYGPGNYTPNLFVTYWSFRMMIGLMVGSLLLCVVGFWLSRKGRIPTEKWFGKFALWMIPFPFFANSAGWVFTEMGRQPWIVHPNPAFGPGSPNGEDQIHLIVDFGVSNHATWVVWVSLIGFTLVYGALAVVWFWLMRKKVLEGPLPIGASDHVEDVLGPPAPPIEPLHFGAVPAEGVK
- a CDS encoding FtsX-like permease family protein — encoded protein: MWQLALANIRQNWFRLLGVWFTLVVAAVLIGTALLMLVSGLIQPKSSTLLTRADAIIAGPSTLRPEGGDFSSVVRLAEQQLVTGETIRAAKAHATVQEIRTLDRTLSTDRGTATVQVTDWPSSVFGDFPAGAGVSVTAPLAKDLGISVGSPIQLSSGGSSTTLRVDSVLGDESSAPWVIVPDHTFTELGAHPTRVTALAISETSVTDFAALDDAIEASQPELRRYSPKEFGTWERREATAGQQILLAIATSFGGFAVLISVFVVGVLLSLSVAARRREFAVCRAIGASPAMLMKLVSVEGLIPGVSAAVVGVWPAFTVSRWALASAVSHGVLPAGTQLANGIVPLAPAVLGTIVLVGCAAVGGSLMSVLGVAFADPAEALREARATSQKPGAWRVATGSVLFLIGACSATLPLFLHTEVGAAGAGSAALLMCLGCAIWLPLGVIPLARVVFRPLRQQRVAWLTEQNLLAAPSRLAGVISPIVMAIGFGVTMLCNQTILSEAKDTQLTETVIAPASVSAAAAGGLSESAIQDLRALPGVSDIVTARSTVLYHALRIIDDADFTTLPAVGVTGPLTAALDVGVSSGSLSEFHGPVIALDESVAAALRLNVGEEAQFYRGDGTPVTLRVVATYSRGLGIGQALIPLDVLHTFDASPNQAILVGDSPDFPGSLVEFARLHPGVVLTTQPASESGASWVNLAGLAAIILFLVIGVANSMILATRTRRSEFSLLQLLGIPRSTIVATLCAEVIFTAFLALILGFLIAALPIGAMSWGFLGQPYPLIPTPVILTGIVAVLGLVTAAVLIPALGILRLPAISVAGVHD
- a CDS encoding ABC transporter ATP-binding protein; translation: MNIPAPLLQVREISRTFGSGTNAVHALRKVSVGIAHASFVAVMGPSGSGKSTFLNCVAGLDQPNSGEIILAGQNIAALSAGKRSRLRRERFGFVFQSYNLLPALTVQDNITLPLRMSGLSVDKAWAANVIDRVQIDALLNKRPAQLSGGQQQRVAIARALVSKPDIVFADEPTGALDARTASEVLDLLQHLVRNLNQTVVMVTHDPLAAARADRVLFLADGMLVDEMMRSTATDIALRMTALGARSCGS